A window from Pedosphaera parvula Ellin514 encodes these proteins:
- a CDS encoding PRC-barrel domain-containing protein: MKHYLLRCALLAFGTLSPGVGSIQVFAQTPDAPNQSSSQSSGLAGQQVTTNVLSSSHTSREMTSDLGITAKSLMGKNVETKNGDRIGSIKDLVVDTRSGRLDYVIISSGGVARIGGHEKAVPPSAVSAATSKKDTLSLDITQDRWNTAPRFDKAQLANLGDASHMKQMYQYYQKQAPALVNQPPAVPALPPTGRATGSGETSRPGGSVQLASDLVGKQIVNREGQEFGKISDLLVDVNGSKEIFAIVKPGSMIKDANQQARKQMYAIPVDSLNVNSGTRDKFMTDITFDRFQQARPFDDVSWPEAGAATGSAAVFIYQPHSDGGAAADNTARNERDRQPGAVTPTSQSESKADLQITQNIRRSVMKDDGLSMTAKNVKIITANGRVILRGPVHSAQEKQQVFQLAEQAAGAGNVENDLEVSHR, encoded by the coding sequence ATGAAACACTATCTGTTGAGGTGCGCCCTTTTAGCCTTTGGCACCTTAAGCCCTGGTGTTGGCTCGATCCAAGTTTTTGCACAAACCCCCGACGCGCCAAATCAGAGTTCCAGCCAATCATCGGGATTGGCTGGGCAACAGGTTACAACCAATGTTCTCTCGAGCAGTCACACTTCCAGGGAAATGACCAGTGATCTGGGAATAACCGCCAAATCTTTGATGGGAAAAAATGTCGAAACCAAAAACGGAGACAGAATTGGCTCGATTAAAGACCTGGTGGTGGATACGCGCTCCGGACGTCTCGATTACGTCATCATTTCATCGGGCGGAGTGGCTCGAATTGGCGGGCATGAAAAGGCGGTTCCTCCCTCCGCCGTATCTGCTGCCACGAGCAAGAAAGATACCCTTTCGCTGGACATTACGCAGGATCGCTGGAATACCGCTCCGAGATTTGACAAGGCTCAGTTGGCAAACCTGGGAGACGCCTCGCACATGAAGCAGATGTACCAATATTATCAAAAGCAGGCACCCGCCCTTGTAAATCAACCTCCAGCCGTGCCAGCTTTGCCGCCAACCGGCCGGGCGACGGGAAGCGGTGAAACCTCCAGACCAGGTGGCAGCGTGCAATTAGCAAGTGATCTGGTTGGAAAACAAATTGTCAATCGAGAGGGTCAGGAGTTCGGCAAGATTTCCGACTTGCTGGTGGATGTAAATGGTTCAAAGGAGATTTTTGCGATCGTAAAACCCGGTTCGATGATCAAAGACGCGAACCAACAGGCTCGAAAACAAATGTACGCGATTCCTGTAGATTCTTTGAATGTCAATTCCGGCACGAGAGACAAGTTTATGACCGACATAACATTCGACCGGTTCCAGCAAGCGCGTCCATTTGATGATGTCAGCTGGCCCGAAGCTGGCGCTGCTACGGGATCAGCCGCTGTGTTTATTTATCAACCTCATTCCGACGGCGGCGCAGCCGCTGACAATACTGCCAGGAATGAAAGGGATCGTCAGCCTGGCGCGGTGACTCCTACGTCACAATCGGAATCAAAAGCGGATTTGCAGATCACGCAAAACATTCGCCGCTCCGTGATGAAGGATGATGGTCTCTCCATGACAGCCAAGAACGTCAAGATCATTACTGCCAATGGAAGAGTCATTTTACGTGGGCCAGTGCATTCAGCGCAGGAAAAGCAGCAGGTTTTTCAACTGGCCGAACAGGCGGCGGGGGCGGGCAATGTGGAAAACGATCTTGAAGTCAGCCATAGATAG
- a CDS encoding succinylglutamate desuccinylase/aspartoacylase domain-containing protein: MLVIRKIFDENGIGMDGELESRAACRLMRENGRRSIHHLLEPLFQHKSIEVNFLPTFEVKGEPYSIPRFVFRGPNSHDPIRLGIFAAIHGDEPAGTLALIRFLLDLAEAPELAQNYVICAYPICNPTGFEDNTRHSRRGLDLNREFWKSSVEAEVQHLEHELRSLHFNGIIQLHADDTSDGIYGFVRGCTLTRNLLRPALIEAGKVLPRNCHPLIDGFAAQDSIIYGSYDGVLAAPSDVIPIPFEIIFETPHLASVDLQVKALDVFLRTVLTEYRQLISFAQNI; encoded by the coding sequence ATGCTTGTGATTAGAAAGATTTTCGACGAGAATGGAATTGGCATGGATGGGGAGTTGGAAAGTCGGGCTGCGTGCCGCCTGATGAGAGAAAACGGGCGGCGTTCCATTCACCATCTGTTGGAGCCGCTCTTTCAACATAAAAGTATTGAGGTCAACTTTCTCCCCACCTTCGAGGTAAAGGGAGAACCCTATTCCATTCCCCGGTTTGTTTTCCGTGGTCCGAACAGCCATGACCCCATTCGCCTGGGAATTTTTGCGGCCATTCATGGGGACGAACCAGCGGGAACTTTGGCGTTGATTCGTTTTCTCCTGGATCTGGCGGAAGCACCAGAGTTGGCACAGAACTACGTAATCTGCGCCTACCCGATCTGCAATCCAACAGGATTCGAAGACAACACGCGGCATTCACGGCGCGGGCTCGACTTGAACCGGGAGTTTTGGAAATCCTCGGTGGAAGCCGAAGTGCAACACCTGGAACATGAACTGCGCTCGCTGCACTTTAATGGAATCATCCAACTGCATGCAGATGATACGAGCGATGGCATTTATGGTTTCGTACGTGGCTGCACGCTGACCAGGAACCTGCTGCGCCCCGCATTAATTGAGGCTGGAAAGGTTCTGCCGAGGAATTGCCATCCATTGATCGATGGGTTTGCGGCACAGGACTCGATTATTTACGGCAGCTATGACGGTGTGCTTGCAGCGCCAAGTGACGTGATTCCGATTCCTTTTGAAATCATTTTCGAAACGCCGCATCTGGCGTCCGTGGATTTACAGGTGAAGGCGTTGGACGTTTTTCTTCGGACGGTTCTGACTGAGTATCGCCAATTGATTTCCTTTGCCCAAAACATCTGA